The genomic segment CACGACTTGGCATTGCTCCTTCGGCTGCGGGATGATTTGACCACTCCTCCCCGACCTTAAGCGGTGGGACTCGGTTGCAGGTGCTGCGGATCTCCGTCCTGCTCCTTCCTCACAGTGTCCTGCGGGTGCTGCCTGTTTCCCGTAGCCCCTGAATTTCTCGCATGAGCTGCCGAGAACAGGTCTGGAGATGCGTGGCCCGGAGGTCAACCTGCTGCTACACTGGGAGGAGCCGGATCAGGGGAGGTAGCGGGTGATGGCCACCAGGGCCCGTTTGACCGCCAGAGACCTGTGGGAGCGCGGCAAGAGCGACCTCAGGCTGGAGCTGGTCAACGGACAGATCGTTGAGATGCCTCCTCCGGGGGGCCTCCACGGCCGCGTCACGGTGAAGATTGCTTCCCGGCTGGATGAGTATGTGAGACAGCATGGTGGGGGAGAGGTCGTTGCGGGCGATGTGGGTTTTGTGCTGCATCTACCTACCGACCCCGAGCGGGTCAGGGGTCCCGACGTCGCCTTTATATCAACCCGGCGACTGCCGGAAGGCCAGCTTCCGGAGGGCTTTCTTGAGGGAGCCCCGGACCTGGCCGTCGAGGTGCTGTCCCAGAGCGACAGCCCGGTGGACGTTCAGCAGAAGGTACGGGACTGGCTGGAAGGCGGTGCCCGACTGGTCTGGGTTGTGGCGCCCCAGGCCAGGACCGTCACGGTGTACCGGCCTGATGGCTCGGCCCGACTCCTTCGGGATCAGGAAATGCTCGAGGGGGAACAGGTCTTGCCCGGGTTGACGATCCCCCTCGGCGAGGTCTTCTAGGCGCTGACCATCTTAGTCCCGTTGGCCCCCGCCCGAAGCGCCAGTTCCCTGGCCAGTTCCGCGGCCGCCGCCACCGCGGGGTAGAGCAGGTCCGTCGGGTTGGAAGGAAGCCCCCAGGAAGGCGGGGCGCCGAGCTGGCGCAGCACGGCACCGCTTACGGCAGGCCGGGTGATGTGGAATGTCAGGTCGTCGGTGTGTTCGCGGAAGCGCTCGTACTGTTCGGGGGCCACGGCGGAGGAATGGATACTGGCCTCCCTGCGGGCACGGCGCGCCCTGGGCGGTGCAGCCGCTTCCGGTGCGGCGCGGTGCCGCCGCAGCGCATCCAGTACCTGCTCTCTGCTGCGGCCGCGGAGCTCGAAGAGGAGGAAGGGGTCGCGGTCGAAAGCCTCCCCCAGCACGTAGTGGACAGCGGCCACGTGCTTGCACGGGTTCGCCCAGTCGGGGCACGTGCAGCGGGTGGACAGGTCGCGGGTCGACTCGGGGAAGAGGCTGCCGCCCGCCGAGCGGAAGGCCTGGTCGATCTCCTGCGGCATCTGGCCGGTCAGCAGCCTGGCGGCGAACGCCGCCC from the Armatimonadota bacterium genome contains:
- a CDS encoding Uma2 family endonuclease — translated: MATRARLTARDLWERGKSDLRLELVNGQIVEMPPPGGLHGRVTVKIASRLDEYVRQHGGGEVVAGDVGFVLHLPTDPERVRGPDVAFISTRRLPEGQLPEGFLEGAPDLAVEVLSQSDSPVDVQQKVRDWLEGGARLVWVVAPQARTVTVYRPDGSARLLRDQEMLEGEQVLPGLTIPLGEVF
- a CDS encoding SWIM zinc finger family protein, translating into MGWDWGTPPWRYFPPPPPKLPPPRHGIKVKRFGATWWGQRWIEALEHLGYTYAARLRRGRSYARQGRVHDLDVEGGEIRALVTGSRPRPYQVTIRVAALADRVWEKAIEVMARRAAFAARLLTGQMPQEIDQAFRSAGGSLFPESTRDLSTRCTCPDWANPCKHVAAVHYVLGEAFDRDPFLLFELRGRSREQVLDALRRHRAAPEAAAPPRARRARREASIHSSAVAPEQYERFREHTDDLTFHITRPAVSGAVLRQLGAPPSWGLPSNPTDLLYPAVAAAAELARELALRAGANGTKMVSA